The DNA segment GAGGCGCTGCGCGCCCAGGACTGCGCTCCGGCCGCGGTCCTGGCGCATTCCGTGGGCGTCTACCGCGCGTGGCGGGCGACGGTTCCCTTCGAGCCCCTCGCGGGCGCAGGTCACAGCATGGGGTTCTACTCGGCCCTGGTGGCCGCGGAAGTGGTGCCGCTGGAGGCCATCCTGGACCTGTTCGCCGAGGTGGATCGCCTGGGCGCCGCGGCCTTCGAGGCGCCCATGGGGATGGCGTTCGTGATCGGCGCCTCCGAAGCGGAGGTCCGCGGCGCGCTCGCGGAGCGGCCGGATCTGGTGCTGTCCAACCGCAACGGCCGCGCCCAGTTCACGGTGTCGGGTCCCCGCGCGTCGCTGGAGGCCCTGGTGGAGGCGCTCCGTCCCGTGGCGATGAAGGCGGGGCTCCTGCCGGTGCAGCATCCTCTCCACGGCCCCCACATGGCGGCGCTGCTGCCGCCCCTCGCCCGTCGCCTGGCCGCCGTCCGGCCCGCGGCGCCGCGCTTTCCGCTGATCTCCTCCTTCGACGGGCGGCTGATCGCGGAGGGCGCCGCGGCCTGGGACGAAGGCCTCGCCACCGTGGCATTGCCGGTGGATTGGCTGGCCGTGGTGGCGCGGCTGAAGGCCCTTGGCGCGCCTTTGGCGGAGTGCGGCCATGGGAGCCAACTGGCGGGGCTGACCCGCTGGGCGGACCGGGAGCTGGTGGTCCATTCCCTCCAGGCGCCGCGGCCCGTAGCCGAGGGAAAGTAAAAAATCGGCCAATTTTTGGTGACCGCCGCCGGGACATCGCTTCCCTGATCTGGCATCATGCCCCCTGACTCCTTCTCAGGACCGCCCGATGCCGGCCCCTTCTCTCCTCCTCGGTGATGCGCTCGCCAACCGGTGTTCCCAGGTTCTGTACCGCTGCCTGGAGGAGGTTGGAAGCACCAAGGGCGCCCTCTACCTCCGGCCTTCGGGCGGCGGCGGATTCCAGGTGGTGAGCTTCTACGGCTGGCCCCGCGGGACGCGCCCCCCCGTGGCTCTGGCGGAGGATCATCCCCTCGTGGTGAAGGTCCACCGGGAACGGCGGGCCTTCGTGGTGAACGACGCTTCCGGCTCACCCGAGCTGGCCGCGTTCGGGCAGGGCGGGGAATGGCCCCGCTACTTCATCGCGCCGGTCTACCTCCAGGGGGACTGGGTGGGCCTTCTGGTCCAGCGGGACCGGATCAAGGGCGGGACCTTCGACCTGGAGCGCGACGGGCCTCCCACGCTGGCCATCTGCGAGGATCTGGCCGCGGGGCTGAAGGTCTTCCGGTTCGACGGGGGCGGAGAGGCGGTACCCTTCCGGGACCCCCAGCCCGAGGTCACCTCTCCCGGCACGGGCGTGGACTTCGTCCCGACTTCCCCCGGGACGGGGGTCGAGGCGCTGCCCACGGCCGCCGCCTTGATCGACGAGGTGGCGCCTCCGCCGGAGCGCCTGCTTCCTCCGCCGGGGCTGGGCGCCGAGAGCGTGCCGGCGGGCGAGAACCGCCCCCCGGCCAGCGGCCCCGGGCAGCAGGAGCACCTGTTCGGGTTTCTCGGCGGACAGGCGGGCTACGCGCCCCTGCCGTGGGAAGGCGACCGCACCCTCAGCGGCTGGGTGGCGCCCGCGTCCGACGAAGTCCCCCGCCGGCCGGGGATGGTGCCCCCGGAGCAGCGGGCCTACTTCTGGGAGGTGGCCGGGTTGCTGGGCGAGATCCTGTCGGCCAGCGCCGTGGTGCTGTGGATCGAGGATCCGGAGGAGATCCGGCCGCTGCTGGCCTACAGCATGTTTCCCCTGTCCGCGGACCTGCAGCAGCAGATCCTCGCCCACGCCACCTTCCACCTTCCGGAGGTGCGGGAGCCGGAACTGCGCCTGATCACGCGGACGGAGATGCCCGAGGTCCCCGAGCTGAAGGGCGCGTTCGCCACCTACCTCCCGCTGCTGCTCAACGAAGCGCCCCACGGCTACGACCTGCTGATGGTGTTCCGGGTGGAGGACCACTCGTTCTCGCGGACGGAGATCGAGGCCATCCATCAGCTGGCGCGGATGCTGGGCCTCTACCTGCAGGAGGCGCGGCTGCACGAGCGCTACCACCACGCGTTCCTGTCCGTGAGCCACCGCATCCTGAAATCCGGCGAGGCCCGCGTCCCGGCCCTCCGTCCCCACAGCCTGGCCACGGCCCGGCTGGCGCGGGAGCTGGCCCTCCGCCTGGAGCTGCCCACGGAGGAGGTGGAGGCGATCAGCATCGCGGCGATCCTGCACGACGTGGGGATGCTGATGCTCGATCCCGGGATGCTCGCCAAGGCGCAGCTGACGGACGACGAGATGCGGAAGGTGCGGAACCATCCGGAGCTGGCGGCGGTGTTCCTGCGCGACCTCCGCTTCCCCTTCGACGTGGTGCGGATGATCCGGCACCACCACGAGCGCTGGGACGGCCGCGGGTATCCCGAGGGCCTGCGCGAGACCGCCATTCCCATCGGCAGCCGGATCATCGGGCTGATCGAGGCCTACGAGGTGATGACCAGCGGGAAGGGCTACCGGCGCCCCCGGGGCTTCCGGCAAGTCCTGGCGGAGATCCACAACGAGGCGGGCTCCCAGTTCGATCCCACCGTGGTGGAGGCCTTTTCCGACCTGATGACCAGGAAGGATGGGCGGGCCTGATATTTTGAAGGGAGGAGCATCCATGCCCTCTCGCCGTTCCCAGCGCGGATTCACCATGGCCCTCGCCCTCGCCCTGGCGGTGGTGATGGGCCTGATGCTGATGAAGAGCGGGCCGAACATGATCGCCGAGGTCCAGCGGGAGAACGAGGCGGAGCTGATCTTCCGGGGGGAGGCGATGGCCACCGCGCTGCGGATCTACTTCGCCAAGGCCGGGCGCTATCCCACGGACCTGGACGAGCTGATGAAGGTCCGCCCCCGGATCCTCCGGCAGAAGTACAAGGACCCGATGACCGCCGACGGGCAGTGGGAGCTGATCACCCAGGTGCAGCCCGGCGCGTCGGGCAACAAGGACGGGCTGCCCATCGTGGGGGTCCGCAGCCACAGCATGCTGGACAGCTTCCGCATCTACCAGAACAAGACGCTGGTCCACGACTGGATCTTCACGGCGGACCAGAACCTGCTGGGCGTGGCGCCGGTGGTGGACGATGAGAAGGTCCGCTCCCTCCTCAAGGGGACCGTGAGCAAGGGCACCACCGACGCGGCCACGACGACCGCGACCAAACCCTGATGCGCCCTTCCGCGGCTTTGGCCGCCCTGCTCCTGATGCCCGCCCTGGCCGCCCAGGATTTCCAGGCCTGGGCCCGCGGGCTGGAGGCCCGGAACATCGCCGTTTCCGCCGGGATCTGGGACGTGGAGACGGGCAGGGCGCTGGAGCGGTACCTGGACGGCCAGGCCCTCGTTCCCGCCAGCACCACCAAGGTCGTCACCACCTACGCCATCCTCAAGACCCTCAAGCCCGAATCCGTCATCGAGACGGAGGTCTGGGGCGACCTCCGCGACGGCGTGGTCCAGGGGGACCTCACCTTCAAGGGCGACGGCGACCCGCTGTTCACCAGCGAGCGCATCTGGATGTTGGCGCAGAGCCTGAAGCGCCAGGGCGTCCGCCGCGTGACCGGCAGCGTGCGGCTGGACCAGAGCGCCTTCGACGCCCAGCGTCGGCCCGTGGGATGGGAGAACACGTCCGCCGACACGCTGCCCGAGGTGAGGGCCCTCTCCGTCAACTTCAACCGGGACGACAACGGGCGGCCCGTGGCGGATCCCGATCGCGCCGCGCGCGAGACCCTCCAGCGGATCCTGCAGGAATCCGGAATCCCCGTCGAAGGCCGCGTTCCCGCGGTGGAACCCATCGCCGGGCCCGCGCCGCGAAAACTCGCCGCGTGGACCTCGCCTCCCCTGCGGGCGGTGGTCCAGGACGTCAACAAGTGGTCCAACAACTTCATGGCGGAGATGCTGGTGCGCCGCTTCGGCGCCGGCTCCTGGCCCCGGGGCGTCCAGCGCGTCCAGGACTTCTACCGCACGGCCTTCGACCTCGGTCCTGACGCCATCCGCATCACGGACGGCTCGGGGCTGAGCAAGGAGAACCGCCTGTCGGCGCGCATCCTCGCCATCATCCTGCGGGGCGCCTACCACGACTTCGAGGTGGGTCCCGAGTTCGTGTCTTCGCTCAAGATCATCGGAGGCGAGCCCTGGCAGCTGCGGGTGAAGGACGCCAACCTCGCGCGCCGCGTGCGGGTGAAGACCGGCCACCTCGACCGCGTCACCAGCCTGTGCGGCTATCTTCAGACCCTGGACGGCCGGGTGCGCGTCTTCGCGATCCTCCTGAACGGCGCCGCGCGGGAGGAGGACATCTGGGAGCAGGTCTCCCGCTGGGCCAACGAGGCGCCGCCTCCATAGTTGATCTGCAGGTGGGAGTGGAGGATAAAGGGACGGGAGGCTTCATGCCGCGCATCGCCATCGTGGACGACAGCCGCCTCATCCGGGCCTTCACGGCCTCCGCCCTCCAGGCGAGGGGATTCGAGGTCGTGGAAGTGGATCCCACCTCCCTGTTCGACGTGCTGCAGATCCTGCGGGCGGAAGCGGTGGACATGCTGCTGGTGGATCTCCTGATGCCCGCCTGTCCCGGCGAGAAGCTGGTGCGGGCCTGCCGGGCCGACGAACGGCTGAAGGAACTCCCCATCCTGATGGTGTCGGCCCACCGCGACGAGGAGACGGTGCTGTTCCTCCAGTCGCTGGGCGTGTCCGGCTTCCTGTTGAAGCCCGTGGACGCCGCGACGCTGGCGGACCGGGTGACCGAGGTCCTTGCCGCGGGCTGAGCCGCTCCGGGGGAGGTTGGAAGAATGGACGGAACGGAGGCGCGGGACGCCAGGGGGCTGGCGGCCCTGATTCTGGGGGCTTCGCTCCTGGGGTTCGCCGCGATGCTGGTGCGCTGGGCCGCTCCCGCGGGACCGCTGGCGGTGGGCTTCTACCGCATGGCGATCGCCCTGCCGCCCGTGGCATGGCTGGCGTGGAAGGCCCGCCGGCCGGACCGCCCGGAGATCATGCGGGCCCGCGGCTGGTGCGCGCTCGCGGGCGTCTGCTTCGTGGCGGACCTGTGGATGTGGCACTCCGCCCTGCACCACACGAGCGCCGCCAACGCCACCCTCCTGGTGGCCCTGGCGCCCATCTGGGTGGCCGTGGTGTCCGTGGCCTGGATGGGCGCCAAGCTGCGGAAGGGCTTCTGGGCGGGCGTGATCCTGGCGCTCCTGGGCGCTCTGATCCTGGGCTTCGCCAAGGGCGCCCGCTGGGGCACGGGCCGGGGCGAACTGCTGGGTGCCCTGGCTTCCCTGGCCTACGGCGCCTTCACCTTGGCCCTGGGCCGCGCGCGGCGGGACCTCAGCGCACCCGAGGCCCTGTTCTGGGTGATCCTCTGGTGCACGGCGGGCTTCGGGATCCTGGGACTCGCCCACGGCGAGACCTTCGGCGGCTATCCGGTCCGTGCCTGGTGGGCCCTGGCGGGCCTGGGCCTGGTGGTGCAGGTGGCGGCCTGGTGGCTGATCACCTGGGGCATGGGCCACGTGCCCACCAACCTCGGCGCCATGGGCCTCATGGTGCAGCCCGTCGCCACGGTGGCCCTGGGCTGGCTGCTGTTGGGCGAATCCGTGCGGCCCCTGCAGGGGGTGGGGACGCTCCTCGTCCTGGCGGGCATCGCGGCCTGCGCCTTCGCGCGGCCGACCGCTACTCGGGCGTGAGGACGCCCCGCTCCTCGCGATAGGCGAAGAGTTCGCCGAACCGGCCCCACGCGACGATGGTCT comes from the Geothrix sp. 21YS21S-4 genome and includes:
- a CDS encoding ACP S-malonyltransferase, producing the protein MSGDRPPVLLFPGQGTEGVGMSAGWDGHEPWVRTLEAAEAHVGRPLRRLMAEGPVEALRAQDCAPAAVLAHSVGVYRAWRATVPFEPLAGAGHSMGFYSALVAAEVVPLEAILDLFAEVDRLGAAAFEAPMGMAFVIGASEAEVRGALAERPDLVLSNRNGRAQFTVSGPRASLEALVEALRPVAMKAGLLPVQHPLHGPHMAALLPPLARRLAAVRPAAPRFPLISSFDGRLIAEGAAAWDEGLATVALPVDWLAVVARLKALGAPLAECGHGSQLAGLTRWADRELVVHSLQAPRPVAEGK
- a CDS encoding HD-GYP domain-containing protein gives rise to the protein MPAPSLLLGDALANRCSQVLYRCLEEVGSTKGALYLRPSGGGGFQVVSFYGWPRGTRPPVALAEDHPLVVKVHRERRAFVVNDASGSPELAAFGQGGEWPRYFIAPVYLQGDWVGLLVQRDRIKGGTFDLERDGPPTLAICEDLAAGLKVFRFDGGGEAVPFRDPQPEVTSPGTGVDFVPTSPGTGVEALPTAAALIDEVAPPPERLLPPPGLGAESVPAGENRPPASGPGQQEHLFGFLGGQAGYAPLPWEGDRTLSGWVAPASDEVPRRPGMVPPEQRAYFWEVAGLLGEILSASAVVLWIEDPEEIRPLLAYSMFPLSADLQQQILAHATFHLPEVREPELRLITRTEMPEVPELKGAFATYLPLLLNEAPHGYDLLMVFRVEDHSFSRTEIEAIHQLARMLGLYLQEARLHERYHHAFLSVSHRILKSGEARVPALRPHSLATARLARELALRLELPTEEVEAISIAAILHDVGMLMLDPGMLAKAQLTDDEMRKVRNHPELAAVFLRDLRFPFDVVRMIRHHHERWDGRGYPEGLRETAIPIGSRIIGLIEAYEVMTSGKGYRRPRGFRQVLAEIHNEAGSQFDPTVVEAFSDLMTRKDGRA
- a CDS encoding type II secretion system protein, which encodes MPSRRSQRGFTMALALALAVVMGLMLMKSGPNMIAEVQRENEAELIFRGEAMATALRIYFAKAGRYPTDLDELMKVRPRILRQKYKDPMTADGQWELITQVQPGASGNKDGLPIVGVRSHSMLDSFRIYQNKTLVHDWIFTADQNLLGVAPVVDDEKVRSLLKGTVSKGTTDAATTTATKP
- a CDS encoding D-alanyl-D-alanine carboxypeptidase/D-alanyl-D-alanine-endopeptidase; its protein translation is MRPSAALAALLLMPALAAQDFQAWARGLEARNIAVSAGIWDVETGRALERYLDGQALVPASTTKVVTTYAILKTLKPESVIETEVWGDLRDGVVQGDLTFKGDGDPLFTSERIWMLAQSLKRQGVRRVTGSVRLDQSAFDAQRRPVGWENTSADTLPEVRALSVNFNRDDNGRPVADPDRAARETLQRILQESGIPVEGRVPAVEPIAGPAPRKLAAWTSPPLRAVVQDVNKWSNNFMAEMLVRRFGAGSWPRGVQRVQDFYRTAFDLGPDAIRITDGSGLSKENRLSARILAIILRGAYHDFEVGPEFVSSLKIIGGEPWQLRVKDANLARRVRVKTGHLDRVTSLCGYLQTLDGRVRVFAILLNGAAREEDIWEQVSRWANEAPPP
- a CDS encoding PleD family two-component system response regulator; this encodes MPRIAIVDDSRLIRAFTASALQARGFEVVEVDPTSLFDVLQILRAEAVDMLLVDLLMPACPGEKLVRACRADERLKELPILMVSAHRDEETVLFLQSLGVSGFLLKPVDAATLADRVTEVLAAG
- a CDS encoding DMT family transporter, producing MDGTEARDARGLAALILGASLLGFAAMLVRWAAPAGPLAVGFYRMAIALPPVAWLAWKARRPDRPEIMRARGWCALAGVCFVADLWMWHSALHHTSAANATLLVALAPIWVAVVSVAWMGAKLRKGFWAGVILALLGALILGFAKGARWGTGRGELLGALASLAYGAFTLALGRARRDLSAPEALFWVILWCTAGFGILGLAHGETFGGYPVRAWWALAGLGLVVQVAAWWLITWGMGHVPTNLGAMGLMVQPVATVALGWLLLGESVRPLQGVGTLLVLAGIAACAFARPTATRA